One region of Bdellovibrio bacteriovorus genomic DNA includes:
- a CDS encoding lipoprotein translates to MEHLNKILLISGLLLTFAGCGVKGRPLPPLNPAPLGRGEPTYKESQKKPLPKVLQQDQEDTSVNEPEER, encoded by the coding sequence ATGGAACACCTGAATAAAATCCTTCTCATTAGTGGACTGCTTTTGACGTTCGCAGGTTGCGGCGTGAAAGGCCGTCCGTTGCCACCACTCAATCCCGCACCATTAGGTCGTGGAGAACCCACGTACAAAGAATCGCAGAAAAAACCTTTGCCCAAAGTTTTGCAACAAGATCAAGAAGACACATCGGTGAACGAGCCGGAGGAGCGATGA